The genomic window GCCGACTTGCCGAGAAGGATGGATAGTATGTTTGGCGGATAAATACTGTTCTCTTTATGAAACATTTAAAAAAGAAGCGTACAGAAAGATAAATACAAAGATTATGGGGGACTATGCTGAATTGTATAAGGAGATACAAATGATTTAAACAAGGGGGGGTAAATGATGAGTTTTTGCCAATATTTCTTGTGCTTTGCGATATTTAGCTTTATTGGCTGGGCTTATGAAACGGTATATTACAGCATACAACAAAGAAAATTTGTAAACAGCGGCTTTTTAAGCACTTGCTTTTGCCCTATATACGGTATGGGAGCAATGCTTGATTTGATATTGCTTGGATGGATTGAAAATCCTTTGATACTGTTTTTTGCGGGAATGGTGGTTACCTGCTCGCTTGAATATTTTGTATCGTGGCTTTTGGAAACGCTGTTTCATAAAAGATGGTGGGATTATACAGGTTGGCCCGGTAATATAAACGGACGTGTTTGCCTTATAGGTGGAATTGCGTTTGGTACATTTACCGTTGCACTTATTAAGCTTATTGCACCGGTGACGATTGATATGATTGACAGCGTGAGTTTGCCGGCGTTACATATTATGACGTGCGTAATTGCATTTGTGATGATTGCGGATACGGTTAAGACGGTTAAGTGTATGGATTCGTCAAAACTTTGGTATGTGGAAAAACAGGCCGAATTTATGGACGAGCTGCGTAACGGCAGATGTGTGGGATTGGTTAAAAAAATAAAAGATACATTTAGAAGATAAACGGAGCATTTTTGCTCCGTTTTTGTGTGCAAAAAAGAACCTTTGGCGCGGGCAGATGGTGATATTTCACCGTCAAAGTCCGTATATGCCTCCGGTTCTGTTAATAACAGTATCATATAAAAATAGGAATGTCAAGAATATTAAGTAGGTAAAATAAAACAGATAAGATACCGACAGGAAAAAAGTTCCCCGAAAGTGAGTCAAGGCTCGATAGTATCTTTATCTGTTAATAACATTATATGTGAAAGTAGGCCGATTGTCAAGCGGTTGTTTAGCAGTGACACAAATAAGATACGGCTAAAGTAACTGCTCAAATTAATGATGCATCAAAAAGAAGATGTAGATTATTGAGAAGCGACTGCTACAAACAGTGTAACCACGCCTGACACGTCCAAAACGTCCCAACCACTACATCTTCTATCGGCAGTATATCAAATATTGTATTGATTGTCAACAGTGGATGTAGGGGCGATATATTGGACTATTTCGTTACCGTTTTTGAGTCAGTGATTGGAACAAGATTGTTTAGAGAATTCCACCACATAACTTTTACGGTATGAGTTGCAGAAAGTAGGGGAACACTTATATTTTCTTGTGGTGAATTGATAGTACAACGTAATAATCTGCCGTCCGAATGAAATTCAGAAATTAAGATAATTCCGCCTGAAGTGCTGTTTGTGAGTTTAACAGATATATTGTTGCCTTCAATGGTGCAGTTAATATCATGTGTAGGACACGTTGTAGCAGTTGGGCTTGTTGCAGGAGTTATTGTCGGATTTGTAGTCGCAGTCGGACGTGGTGTAGGTTTTGGGGTAGAAGTCGGAATTAGTGTCGGACTCGCTGTCGGAGTTGCAGTAGGCGTTGCTGTCGGAGTTATTGTCGGGGTCGGATGTGGAGTAGCTGTCGGACTCGTGGTCGGAGTTATTGTCGGAGTAGCTGTCGGACTCGTTGTATGAGTAGGACGTGGAGTCGCAGTAGGAGTGGGACTCGGAATAGGACTCGGACTCACGGTTGGAGTGGGATTTATAGTAGGAGTCGGAGTAGAAGTCGGAGTCAAAGTCGGAGTAGGGGTTGTTTCTGCAATTCCGCTAATTTCAAACTCTAATTTATCTGCTGACATATTTGTTACATAAACAAATATGTCGTTATCAATATAAAGTTCTTCGCCGTCACCGACTGCACAATCTGACATAGTTGAGTATTGACCGTTAGAAACGACCTGCATATTCCAGTTAGCGCCTGTAGTGTTTATATTTGAGGGAAAACGTACACCTGTGTTAGCAAGATAGCAAATCAGTCCACTCTTAAGAGTTACACCTTTTATCAAGTCACCGGTATTGCACGAATAGAGTTTCTTGTTTTTTGTATCATATTTGTTACCATTGTCATCGAATTGACGATATTCCAAATAAAGAGTTTTTCCGTTCGGCAAATCTCGTTTATATGCAACAACTTCATTTTGAGCTGAGGCAGGGTAGAGTGTGTATGTACCGTTTTTATCAATGGTTTTAATTTGATTATTGTCAAGCCAACCGAGCGATTCGCGTTCTTTAACGGAAATATACTGTCCGATAGGGGTTAGATGTTTTGCCATCAGTGACATATAATACACCGCACTTGTTTGGTTGGAGCGGTACAAGTCTTTCAAGCCAAGTGCGTGCATGGTTTCGTGACATATTTTACCTGTCGGTAAAATAGGCAGATTATCCTCACTGCGATAAAGCACAAGTCCGTTTACGTTTTCGTAGTTGCACGTTAGCTGTAAATATTCTCCGCTCTGATAAGTATTAACTCCTTCTTGTACTGAAATCATATTTGAATATGAGTGATAGTCCCAAAGAGGTGAATTCCAACCAACCGAAATATTTTGCGTTGTATTTTTGTAAATCACAGTAATTAAATCAATTTTTCCGTCACGGTTTCGGTCAAGATCGGCAAAATTGAATTGATTTTCTTCTATATCTTTTGGTTTGTTTCCATTCGTGATTGCGTTTGAAATTGTATTCGCCCAATCAGCCTGTAGTTCATACATTCTGGAATTTTCTTCTCCACTCTCGTAACCATAAGGGTTTTGGTCATCTTTTTCGGCATAATAACCGCGTGGCTTTGAAAGTGTGAGCGAATTGTTGTTGTCAAAAAGATAAAGCGTTTGCATATTCATTTTCCCGCCGCTTACTGTTTTGAAATAGTCAGCGACATTATATACACTTTTATTATATGTATTGTCTAAAATGTTGCGGACAGTTGTGTCGGCATAAGTGTTGTTGATAAATTCGTCCTCGTCAGAAAATTTCATAAATACAACAAGATTTGTGAAAGTTGGCGCGTTTGATTCGTCCGATAAAACCGCACCACAGGGGATAGTCCCGAAAATTAATATTAACGTGGTTATAATACATATTGCTGTTTTAAATAGTTTTGTTTTATTTTGCATTATTTTCTCCTAATAGTCAGAGGAATAATCTCAGCTGACAAAGTAATTTAGATATTGTTCAACGTCAACCGGTTATAGCGTCAACACAGTTATTAAAGTTTTTCTTTAATAGCTATATTTTTGCAGTTAGTAGGGCATACCTTTCAAATTAAAGTTACATTTCTCTAATCAACAATTTAGGAACACCCATTATTCGGCAGTGCTTTAATTCTTCACCCGCAATTAATATTGGCGGAACATTCGGATTGACAGGAACTAACCTCAACCAATCTTCATCTTCTACAAACTCGATTTTTTTTAATGTTGATATTTCGTCATTGTATATCACTGCTCCGACATCACCACTATAATTAACGGTGCTTTGACGTAAGATTAATACTTTATCGCCGTCTTGATATTGAGGATACATACTGTCACCCTTAATGCACAGTACAAAGAAATCTTTCGGAATATGTCCTTTTAAATATGAATTAGGAATATCGACTTTATCTCCGTCCCATGATTCAATAGCGATATGATTATATCCTTTCGCTATGTCACCTATAACGGGGAATGTTGTGTAGTCCTCTGTTATATTCGGATTTGGAAATTTATCATCTGTATATATTTCCGTTTCGTGTTCGTCCAGTCCCATTAAGTAGCTTGGAGTTGTTTGAAGTGCATTGGCAAAAGCTATGATTTTTGATTGAGTTATATCATTTTTGCCCATTTCAATTTTATTTATAGTTGAACGGGATTTATAACCTAACTTAGTTGCAAGTTCTTCTTGTGACATTCCGAGTTTTTCTCTGCGTGCTTTTATTCTCTTATATAATTCCATAAAATATCACTTCCTGTCTAAACATTTATTGTCATTATTAATATATCATAATGTAGACTATTTGTCAACTTTGCTTTAGAATTATAAAAAAAGTTGATGAATAATCTACAAAATAAGGACATTCCTGTTAAGTAACAAAAACGAGGTGAAATTCACAGCAAGATAGAGAAAGATTGCGAAAGTGACGAAATGGGAACAATCGCAAGGAAAAATTGTTGTGAAACTCATTGACAAAGGATATATAAACAAAACTATATAGCATATTTGCATAAAAATGTAAAAAGAAACTTGACAGAGAAATTGAGAAAGGATATAATATTGAGGTAAGCCCGTATGCGATAGAAACATACCAAAAGCAAAAATACGATGAGGTTTACACAGAGTGTAGAGTATATGAAATATTAACTAACGAGTGAGGTGTAATGTATGAGAAGATTACCTACAGAAGAAGAAAAAAAACTTCGTGATATTTTCAAACCGTATATTAATGGTTATAATGAAAAGCAACCTTTAACTTCTGATGCACCGCCTGAAGCTGTTGAGGCTTTTGAAAAATGGAAAGAACTTAGTCTGCGGTTAGACAAAGAAGCAGAAGCTTTGTTTTTTTGAAACGGAAGTAATTGAAGATGAGAATTAAAGCACGTCTTTGGGCGTGCTTTTTTGATATCCAAAAGGAGAGTGGAACAAGTGAATATACGAGACTTACTGCCTTAGCACCTATGAAACGGTGCTTTTTCGACCGTGACACGGTAAAGAATGCGATATATGAAAAGTGGCTTGACGGAAGATTACTTATAATGAACGCAGGTTGTTTTGACGACTAAAAAAGGCTTTTGTTTTAGACGATAATGCAAAATCGTTTCTTGCGGAGCAAGGTTATGTAATACCGTATTTTACACAGAACGATTTACAAAGTGAAGATTTTGTAAGAAGTTTTATCTTTTATTATTACACAGAAGGTTATGGTGCGGATACGTCTGCTTAATATAAAAACGGATATTTTGAATGGTCCGAAAATTCCGTAAGAGATACTTATAAATTGCTTTTCGGTGCAGATATGCCCGAATATCACCCAACCGATAACGGCAGTGTTTTATATGAAAACGGTAATTATAAAATCAGTGTTTCAAATCGCGGAGACGGCAGATATGAATTTATAAGTGCCGAAAATGTCGGTGACGGAATGGACGTAGTATTTAAAAATACCGATTCAACAGGAACTGATTTCGGAAATGTCACGTTCCGCCTTGTTCCGACAGATAACGCAAACGGATATATAATAACTCAAAAGACAAATTAAAAATTTCAAATAAGGCTTAAAAAGTACATCGAAATTCGATGTACTTTTTTGTATGTCGAAAAGGAGGTTTATATGTGGTAATTGATAATGCAGTTCAATGGGCGACAGATAGTGCAAATGATGACAGTCACGGTTACAGTTAATCGGTGAGATGGAGACCGCATTATGATTGTTCTTCTTTTGTTATAACGGCATATCAAAATTCGGGAGTACCTGTTAAAGATAATGGCATGACATATACAAGAAAAATTAAAATCACTCATTCACGAAGTACAACACGCAATACAAGTGCGAGAGGGATTTGCAGTCGGTGAAAGTTCCGATAACGAAAACAGAAATCAAAGCGCAGGAGAAATTGAGGCTGACGATGTCAAGGCAAGACAAAGTATGAGCAAAGAAGAACGGCTTAATACATTCCCTGAAAGTTTGAAACCTAATCAAAATGCAGACGT from Hominilimicola fabiformis includes these protein-coding regions:
- a CDS encoding putative ABC transporter permease — translated: MMSFCQYFLCFAIFSFIGWAYETVYYSIQQRKFVNSGFLSTCFCPIYGMGAMLDLILLGWIENPLILFFAGMVVTCSLEYFVSWLLETLFHKRWWDYTGWPGNINGRVCLIGGIAFGTFTVALIKLIAPVTIDMIDSVSLPALHIMTCVIAFVMIADTVKTVKCMDSSKLWYVEKQAEFMDELRNGRCVGLVKKIKDTFRR
- a CDS encoding LexA family protein, yielding MELYKRIKARREKLGMSQEELATKLGYKSRSTINKIEMGKNDITQSKIIAFANALQTTPSYLMGLDEHETEIYTDDKFPNPNITEDYTTFPVIGDIAKGYNHIAIESWDGDKVDIPNSYLKGHIPKDFFVLCIKGDSMYPQYQDGDKVLILRQSTVNYSGDVGAVIYNDEISTLKKIEFVEDEDWLRLVPVNPNVPPILIAGEELKHCRIMGVPKLLIREM